Proteins found in one Larimichthys crocea isolate SSNF chromosome I, L_crocea_2.0, whole genome shotgun sequence genomic segment:
- the LOC104935339 gene encoding calnexin-like: METSFVLLCVMLVSSVTPASAAAQPGVIESLLMATVQRPWLWGVYVFTVGLPIILFVSFMWPDKRFGPPGQEYYYKKSDDAQPDDVEVPQRTESVDIKGETNRAVTRRRDAHGNQRKSDLNLKDH, from the exons atGGAGACcagctttgtgttgttgtgcgTGATGCTGGTAAGCAGTGTGACACCGGCGTCTGCTGCAGCACAG CCAGGTGTCATAGAAAGCCTCCTCATGGCAACGGTCCAGCGGCCCTGGCTCTGGGGCGTCTACGTCTTCACTGTTGGACTTCCCATCATTCTCTTCGTCAGCTTCATGTGGCCCGACAAG CGGTTTGGACCCCCTGGTCAAGAATATTACTACAAGAAGTCTGATGATGCTCAACCAGATGATGTGGAGGTCCCACAGCGGACAGAATCAGTGGATATTAAAG GAGAGACCAACAGAGCTGTAACGAGGAGGAGAGACGCTCATGGTAACCAGAGGAAGTCTGATTTAAACCTGAAG gatcaTTGA
- the LOC104935343 gene encoding fibrinogen-like protein 1 gives MEVQLRLFTGLMVITACFQSLCASDICSEQVVRLREKEKLLKEQVQKQEALLRSLQLFNQPANKVVSNQTQETEHADCSQIFSSGSKSTGFYTIKPHGSTSPVRVYCDMSDGGGWIIIQRRINGTEQFNRSWAEYKDGFGDMDAEFWLGNDNLHYITAQGNYSLRINLEDFDRHQRYAEYKNFKVANEKDLYQLTFGTYEGTAGDALSGNYQVGVSGWASHQDIKFSTYDRDNDNYKGNCAQQDKGGWWFNKCHSAHLNGMYYPNGHYSAVTDDGIVWYTWRGWWYSLKTTIMKLRPTNFKIDPIDDPNAVHRPPPS, from the exons ATGGAAGTCCAGCTGCGGTTGTTCACAGGACTGATGGTCATCACAGCTTGTTTTCAGTCTCTCTGT gcgTCGGACATTTGCAGTGAGCAGGTGGTTCGTCTGCGGGAAAAGGAGAAGCTTCTGAAGGAGCAGGTTCAGAAACAAGAAGCCCTCCTACGCAGTTTACAACTGTTTAACCAACCTGCGAACAAAGTCGTATCCAACCAGACCCAGGAGACCGAGCACGCAG actgttcTCAGATCTTCAGTTCTGGCTCCAAATCCACTGGTTTCTACACAATCAAACCCCACGGCAGCACTTCTCCAGTCAGAGTCTACTGTGACATGAGTGATGGAGGTGGCTGGATCATCATTCAGAGACGGATCAATGGGACAGAGCAATTTAAcag gtCGTGGGCAGAGTATAAGGATGGATTTGGAGACATGGATGCAGAATTTTGGCTCGGAAATGACAACCTACATTACATCACGGCCCAAG GCAATTATTCTCTGAGGATTAACCTGGAAGACTTTGACAGACACCAACGCTACGCCGAGTACAAGAATTTCAAAGTAGCCAATGAAAAG GATCTCTACCAACTTACCTTTGGGACCTACGAAGGTACAGCTGGAGACGCTCTGTCTGGGAATTATCAGGTTGGTGTGTCAGGTTGGGCCAGTCACCAGGACATCAAATTCAGCACCTACGACCGGGACAATGATAACTACAAAGGAAACTGTGCCCAGCAAGACAAAGGAGGCTGGTGGTTCAACAA gTGTCACTCAGCCCATCTTAACGGCATGTACTACCCCAATGGGCACTACAGTGCGGTGACAGATGATGGTATAGTTTGGTACACTTGGAGAGGCTGGTGGTACTCCCTGAAGACCACCATCATGAAGCTGCGACCCACCAACTTCAAAATTGACCCCATTGACGACCCCAACGCTGTTCACCGCCCTCCTCCTTCCTAG